The Ignavibacteriales bacterium genome contains a region encoding:
- a CDS encoding cytochrome C: MFLFLLVIFTLPVDAQVSPGDLTKPHAYLEGMSNCTKCHHIGGQVRNQECLTCHTEITKLQNEKRGYHYFSEAAKKNCFDCHSEHHGRNFRIVNLNEKNFDHTKTGFVLTGKHSKINCADCHKSEFIKDNKTTKRAGTFMGLRSVCLDCHQDEHQSTLGNKCENCHSSENFKPASKFKHDTAKYTLNGSHVKVECIKCHPAEMKNGKKFQRFKGLVFESCNSCHQDFHKGKFGNKCESCHITESFRTIKNLEKFDHGKTNYPLIGKHVSVKCVDCHKGGLNVKPKYEKCISCHNDYHIGEFNKNGSVTDCSVCHDINGFENTSFSIENHSRTKFNLSGSHLAIPCITCHKKNTKWEFRLDGNACVNCHQNFHGSSITLQNYKGNNCEACHTTEKWNVVNFEHRLTGFELFGVHKKQDCSKCHSNKNENTSKIISFTTKSDCVFCHKDVHVGQFIKNGIADCQRCHHFDNWKPDLFDHTQTSFQLEGAHLKQPCYKCHKTIVDEKGKYIKYKLGEVKCADCHS, from the coding sequence TTGTTTTTGTTTTTACTGGTAATATTTACCTTACCTGTAGATGCACAGGTTTCGCCGGGCGATCTTACTAAACCGCATGCCTATTTAGAAGGTATGAGTAATTGTACTAAATGCCATCATATCGGAGGGCAAGTTCGTAATCAGGAATGTCTTACTTGCCATACTGAAATTACCAAACTGCAAAATGAAAAAAGAGGTTACCATTATTTTAGTGAGGCTGCAAAAAAGAATTGCTTCGATTGCCACAGTGAACATCACGGCAGAAATTTTAGAATAGTAAATCTCAACGAGAAGAATTTTGATCACACTAAAACGGGTTTTGTCCTAACCGGCAAACATTCTAAAATAAATTGTGCCGATTGCCATAAATCAGAATTCATAAAAGATAATAAAACTACAAAGCGTGCCGGAACTTTTATGGGATTGCGATCAGTATGCCTGGATTGCCATCAAGATGAACATCAATCAACTCTTGGCAACAAATGTGAGAACTGTCACTCATCTGAAAATTTTAAGCCGGCATCAAAGTTTAAACACGATACTGCTAAGTACACATTAAACGGATCTCATGTTAAAGTTGAATGCATTAAATGTCATCCGGCAGAAATGAAGAACGGAAAAAAGTTCCAGAGATTTAAAGGCCTTGTGTTTGAGTCATGTAATTCCTGTCATCAAGATTTTCATAAAGGGAAATTTGGTAATAAGTGCGAAAGCTGTCATATAACCGAATCATTCCGCACAATAAAAAATTTAGAAAAATTTGATCACGGAAAAACAAATTATCCTCTAATTGGTAAACATGTCTCTGTAAAATGTGTTGATTGCCATAAAGGGGGATTAAATGTTAAACCTAAATATGAAAAATGCATTAGCTGTCATAATGATTATCATATCGGTGAATTCAATAAAAACGGTTCAGTAACAGATTGTTCTGTTTGCCATGATATAAATGGATTTGAGAATACATCCTTTTCTATCGAAAATCATTCTAGGACCAAATTCAATTTATCAGGAAGTCATCTTGCTATTCCGTGTATAACATGTCATAAGAAAAATACTAAATGGGAATTTAGACTAGACGGAAATGCTTGTGTGAATTGTCATCAAAATTTTCATGGAAGTTCAATTACACTTCAAAACTATAAAGGGAATAATTGCGAGGCTTGTCACACTACAGAAAAATGGAATGTAGTAAATTTCGAACACAGGCTCACCGGATTTGAATTATTTGGCGTTCATAAAAAACAAGATTGCAGCAAATGCCATAGTAACAAAAATGAAAACACAAGTAAGATAATCTCATTTACTACCAAGTCAGATTGCGTCTTTTGTCATAAAGATGTTCATGTTGGACAGTTCATAAAAAATGGGATTGCAGATTGCCAAAGATGTCATCATTTTGATAATTGGAAACCGGATCTGTTTGATCACACCCAAACATCATTCCAATTAGAAGGAGCGCATCTAAAGCAACCTTGTTACAAATGTCACAAAACAATAGTTGATGAGAAAGGAAAGTATATCAAGTATAAACTTGGCGAGGTAAAATGCGCGGACTGTCATTCGTAA